ACGGGCGCCGATCGCATGCCGCTCGCGCGCGCAAATAACGCCGGCCTTGGAGCGCGCCAGCACGTGGTGGCGCGCGGAGACACCCTCCATGCGATCGCATGGCGTTACCGGCTCGATTACCGGGAGATTGCCCGCTGGAACCGGATCAAAGCTCCATTCATCATCTACCCCGGCCAGCGTTTAGCTTTACGTCAGACGCAAGGTTCGGGAACCGCTCCCAGGCCGGCGCCGAGGCGAGAGATCCGGGCGAGCGCGCCTCGGGCCGAAATAAGCTCCCCGACCCGCGGGCCGCCGCCGGCCGGATCGATTCAATGGCAATGGCCGGCGCGGGGCAAGCCGTTGCCGGCCAATACCGCATCGAGCCGCCAAGGACTGGATCTCTTGGGGCAACCTGGACAGCCCATTTGGGCGGCGGCCGCCGGTGAAGTGGTCTATAGCGGCGATGGACTTGTCGGCTACGGAAAGCTTATTATCATACGGCACGATGATGTGCATCTCAGCGCCTATGCTCACAACCGCCGTCTATTGGTCCAGGAAGGTCATCGGGTCGCCCGCGGACAGCAAATCGCGGAGATGGGGAATAGCGGGAGCAGGCAGGTCAAGCTGTATTTCGAGATCAGGCGCAACGGGCGGCCCGTACCGCCCTTGCGCTACCTACCGAAAGCACGGATTTAGCGATTGTTCGGGGCT
This portion of the Pseudomonadota bacterium genome encodes:
- a CDS encoding peptidoglycan DD-metalloendopeptidase family protein; this translates as MPVRLDAQLIAILVAVSQLAGCGTTAKAPVVSARTGADRMPLARANNAGLGARQHVVARGDTLHAIAWRYRLDYREIARWNRIKAPFIIYPGQRLALRQTQGSGTAPRPAPRREIRASAPRAEISSPTRGPPPAGSIQWQWPARGKPLPANTASSRQGLDLLGQPGQPIWAAAAGEVVYSGDGLVGYGKLIIIRHDDVHLSAYAHNRRLLVQEGHRVARGQQIAEMGNSGSRQVKLYFEIRRNGRPVPPLRYLPKARI